In Humulus lupulus chromosome 7, drHumLupu1.1, whole genome shotgun sequence, the following are encoded in one genomic region:
- the LOC133790273 gene encoding uncharacterized protein At5g49945 — translation MAAKRALVSSLPLFLVLFSLFLSHLSHYQVLAASAAADSQFEGFEADEEAEEDSPLIPDSLPLRSPPLTQSHSEPDPIPDPTPSDPEPTQTSTSDLSSKPSSTTFEYWDEDEFEGLPIEQPPPETAKSTEQDTASDPTTDPKASPETKTVTGPKNYTIEIVCGSFLVVFAINYFTGKRENENIALSWAGKFAVRDSIFDKNFSLLGISEGEDAPLLLKEGQNVFKFYASGRRYCQGLLATMELKSRHDLIARMYNMVVPCKDEITFEVYMNDDAMDHVVFALAKKKAAKTMQKEVRDLQKFASIVSPPNGRKWVADDLSVISESKEVACDLITDAVLDQVFGEKAFSKYGKGFISMHFSDQHLDTQRKMLLFKFALPDVEKMSDMTHLVTLVTYYIDLIGRYKLSAQARSKTDATRAKAAQEAYKELQNARQEALQRKKLERRKQMEEAEAKLSAEAIRKKEAKRQAKKSMPRVKMTRGH, via the exons ATGGCGGCAAAGAGAGCACTAgtctcttctctccctctctttctcgttctcttctctctcttcctctcccaTCTCTCTCACTACCAAGTTCTCGCCGCCTCCGCCGCCGCCGATTCCCAATTCGAAGGCTTTGAAGCCGatgaagaagcagaagaagactCACCCCTCATTCCCGATTCCCTCCCACTCCGTTCTCCTCCCCTGACCCAGTCCCACTCCGAACCCGACCCGATTCCAGATCCCACTCCATCGGATCCGGAACCAACCCAAACCTCGACATCGGATCTTTCTTCGAAGCCTTCTTCTACTACCTTCGAGTATTGGGACGAGGACGAATTTGAGGGACTTCCCATCGAACAACCGCCGCCGGAGACCGCAAAGAGTACGGAGCAAGACACCGCTTCCGATCCTACTACGGATCCCAAAGCCTCACCGGAGACCAAGACTGTTACGGGTCCGAAGAATTACACGATCGAGATTGTGTGCGGAAGCTTCTTGGTTGTGTTCGCGATTAATTATTTCACCGGGAAGCGTGAGAATGAGAACATCGCTCTTTCCTGGGCCGGGAAATTTGCTGTTAGGGACTCGATTTTCGACAAGAATTTCAGTCTTCTTGGGATCAGTGAGGGTGAGGACGCGCCGTTGTTGCTCAAAGAGGGTCAAAATGTGTTCAAGTTCTACGCTAGTGGAAGGAGGTATTGCCAGGGGCTTCTGGCGACGATGGAGTTGAAGAGTAGGCATGATTTGATTGCGAGGATGTATAACATGGTGGTGCCCTGTAAGGACGAGATCACCTTCGAGGTTTATATGAATGATGATGCCATGGATCATGTGGTTTTTGCTTTGGCGAAGAAGAAGGCGGCGAAAACGATGCAGAAGGAGGTGAGGGATTTGCAGAAGTTTGCCAGTATTGTTTCTCCTCCCAATGGGAGAAAGTGGGTCGCTGATGACTTGTCTGTTATCTCTGAGTCGAAGGAAGTGGCTTGTGATTTGATCACCGATGCAGTGCTTGATCAG GTTTTTGGCGAGAAAGCTTTCTCAAAATACGGAAAGGGCTTCATATCAATGCATTTTTCAGATCAACACCTAGACACACAGAGGAAAATGCTGCTGTTCAAGTTTGCACTCccagatgttgaaaagatgagtGATATGACTCACCTGGTGACTTTGGTAACCTATTATATCGATCTGATCGGGAGATACAAGCTTAGCGCACAG GCTCGGTCTAAAACAGATGCAACAAGAGCGAAAGCAGCTCAAGAGGCGTACAAAGAACTTCAAAATGCCAGGCAAGAAGCTCTGCAGAGAAAGAAGCTTGAGAGGAGAAAACAGATGGAAGAAGCCGAGGCGAAACTCAGTGCAGAGGCCATTAGAAAGAAGGAAGCTAAACGTCAGGCGAAGAAGTCGATGCCTAGAGTTAAGATGACCCGTGGTCACTAG
- the LOC133790274 gene encoding protein WHAT'S THIS FACTOR 9, mitochondrial, whose translation MAAWTKLLHRFIPTRTFVNARVKWVRDPYLDFAVEREKNLIQAISFKDQICSDPSKSLPLSIASLLKPRLDLTITSAKFFQKYPSFFSIFQPSPGLPRRVKLTRQALSIHREEYAVHSSLPHRYDAVHRLARLLMLTGAARLPIYVIERLKWDLGLPHNFVVSLVIDFPDYFQVCEVDDPRNGRKELALELVSWRKELALSELEKKALNDGYSTKRIAFPMFFPRGFDLEKKIKDWVEEWQRLPYISPYENGFHLSPNSDQAEKWTVAVLHELLWLMVSKKTDRDNLFCLGEYLGFGSMMFKKALVHHPGIFYLSNKIRTQTVVLREAYRKDFLLEKHPLMGIRYRYIHLLNKVPMMIRKPAIGSAPGSKPHDTTVANGVGRNLSFEGTNS comes from the coding sequence ATGGCTGCCTGGACAAAGCTTCTCCACCGCTTCATTCCCACTCGAACCTTCGTCAACGCCAGAGTCAAATGGGTTCGAGACCCATACCTCGATTTCGCCGTCGAAAGAGAAAAGAATCTCATACAAGCCATATCATTCAAGGACCAAATATGCTCAGACCCTTCAAAATCACTCCCTCTCTCTATAGCCTCTCTCCTCAAGCCTCGCCTCGACCTCACCATCACTTCTGCTAAGTTCTTCCAGAAATACCCTTCTTTCTTTTCCATCTTCCAGCCGAGTCCCGGCCTTCCTCGTCGTGTCAAACTCACCCGACAAGCTCTCTCCATCCACAGAGAAGAGTACGCCGTTCACAGCTCCCTCCCGCATCGATACGACGCCGTACACCGCCTCGCCAGGCTACTCATGCTCACCGGAGCAGCTAGATTGCCCATTTACGTGATCGAGAGGCTAAAATGGGATTTGGGTCTTCCTCACAATTTCGTGGTTTCGCTTGTGATCGATTTTCCCGATTACTTTCAGGTTTGCGAAGTGGATGACCCTCGTAATGGTAGAAAGGAGCTCGCTTTGGAGTTAGTTTCGTGGAGAAAGGAACTTGCCTTGTCTGAATTGGAGAAGAAAGCTTTAAACGACGGTTACTCAACGAAGCGCATTGCGTTTCCGATGTTTTTCCCAAGAGGGTTTGATTTGGAGAAGAAGATTAAGGACTGGGTCGAAGAGTGGCAGCGTTTGCCTTACATTTCTCCGTACGAAAATGGATTCCATCTTTCTCCGAATAGTGATCAAGCTGAGAAGTGGACGGTTGCGGTTCTCCACGAGTTGCTATGGCTTATGGTTTCGAAGAAGACTGATAGAGATAACTTGTTTTGCTTAGGAGAGTATTTGGGGTTTGGGTCGATGATGTTTAAGAAGGCTCTGGTGCATCACCCGGGTATTTTTTATCTTTCGAACAAGATCAGAACACAGACTGTGGTGCTTAGAGAGGCTTATAGAAAGGATTTCTTGCTTGAGAAGCACCCATTGATGGGCATTAGATATCGTTACATACATCTCTTGAATAAGGTTCCCATGATGATACGTAAACCTGCTATTGGTTCGGCTCCTGGAAGCAAACCACATGACACTACAGTTGCCAATGGAGTTGGCCGTAATCTAAGTTTTGAAGGAACTAACTCATAG